The Synechococcus sp. WH 8016 genome includes the window TGCACAGCTTGCATGCATTGATCCCAACCGCCTCAAGATCGTGCATAATGAAGAATGTCTAAATCAGAAAAACAACAGGCTATTTAGGTGGAATCTTGATTCAAAGTCAGCGTCATGGTTAGTTTAGATTTGCTTTCTAGCTTTGATGGAATGATATGGCTTCAGTCTGGGAAAAAAGTAGGTAAAATTTTTGAGCAGCATCAGACAACAATCAGCAGAAACCAGAAAAAATGTGCTCATGTCTTTGGAATAAAACTCCAAAAAATAGGCAATCATTGGCGACCCCAGGGAGATTCGCTCTTGCTTCAACTTGAGCGAATGGTCCATCAAACGGCTCGTTTCCAAGGAAAATCAAGCTTGAGACTTGATGCCAATCGGTGGCTTGATCACTCCCTGCTGAATCCACCACCCTCAGGATGGATTGTGTCTTCAGCTAAAAACTTTAGCGATTCCCATAGTCTTGAATGCCTGGAACAACGCATCGTGGATGCTTGGCTATGCCCTCTTAAGGCCATGCCATTAGAGTCTAACCATTTAATCGAAATCAAACTCAGTTCAAAGGAAGATATTGGTGTTGTCGTGCTTCAAGAGTATGCCAATCATCAATGCATTTTAAATTTGATAAGCATGCTCGAGAAAACTTCAGCAGCAGAACAAATCAAACAATAACGTTCATCCTGGAACCTTAAATAGCACCGCTGATTGAGGCGACAGTGAATGGTGAGCCCTCTGGTAGCGACCAATCACCGCACCATCCGTCTCCCAACCATCTCGTGCGACGTCGTGAGGATCCAGTCGCAAAGCCTTCCTCCGAGAGCGGTTCACCACCACCACCACCCCAGGAGCACGTCCGATGAGGCCATCACGGGCATGAGCCTGCCACGACAGGCCGCGCTCCCGCACCGCCTCCAGCTGTTGACGAACCTTGGTCAACGCCATGATCCTCTTGCGCAAATCATGGGGCCAGGGCTCCTCCCATGGCATCGCTTCGCGACAGGCAGGTTCGGCTCCTCCCTCAAGGCCCACTTCCGTTCCGTAGTACAGGCAAGGAGCCCCAGGCTGAAGCATCAAGATCAGCAATGCCAAAGACAGAGCAGCCACATCTCCTTTCAGGCTGTGCAACGCCCGCGGCACATCATGACTATCTAAAAGGTTGAGCTGGCAGCGATTCACCTCCGGCGCATACCAAGCCTGCGTCTCAGACCAGATTTCAAGCAATGCCTCCGTCTCCAGAGGGCGCAAGGGGTACATCGGGTTGCGATAGCGACGACGCAAGCGAGAGCCCGCCACCCAACAGAGGCTGCTCCAACCCAAGCGGTAATTCATCACCCCATCGAAATGCTCTCCTTGCAACCAAGGCCGGGCATCGCCCCATATCTCACCCACGATCCAAGCCTCAGGATTCACCGCCTTCACCATGCGGCGAAAATCCACCCAAAAGGCTGCTGGCACTTCATCAGGCACATCCAAACGCCAGCCGTCGATGCCTCGCTCCAACAAGTGCTTGCCTACCGCCAACAGGTGCTCCTTCACGGGCGGATGGTCGTGGTTGAACTTCGGCAATGCCGGATCATTCCACCAACAGCCATAACCACAGGCCTGGCCCTTGCGCGGATAGGGACGAAGCGGCCACTGATGCACATGGAACCAATCGCGATAAGGGGAGCGATCACCGTTTTCGAGCAGGTGATGGAACGCCCAAAAGCCGCGCCCGCAATGGTTAAACACCCCATCGAGAATCAGGCGCATGCCCCGTTGATGCACCGCCGCAATCAGGGCATCAAGGGCCTCATTCCCGCCCAGGAGTGGGTCCACCTCGAAGTAGTCATAGGCGTGATAGCGATGATTGGCAGCCGAACTAAAGATTGGCGTGAGATAGAGGCAGGTCACTCCCAACCCCTGTAGGTGATCGAGAGCATCGATCACCCCATACAGATCGCCCCCCTGAAACCCCTGCTCCGCCGGATCTGTCCCCCAGGGCTGCAACGACAAGCCCTGTTGCGCTTCGACCCGTCCACTGCGGCGAAAACGATCTGGAAATACTTGGTACACCACCGCCTTAGCAACCCAAGCGGGAAACTGGCCAATGCATTGTGTCTCCGTCATTCCTTTGCATGCCTCTGGTCCCATCGCTAGCAAGTAGGAAACGAGATGGCTATGGCAGCACCGCCCCTCCTGCTCGCACTAGATCAAGGCACCAGCAGCTCACGCGCCGCTCTGTTCGATACGGATGGCCGTCCAATCGCCAGCGCTTCCGCTCCTCTGGACATTCACTATCCCGCTGATGGCTGGGTGGAACAAAGTCCCACGGCGATCTGGGAGAGCCAGCGCCTGGCGATGAGCCGCCTTGAGCAAGCGATCACTCCAGAGCAGCAGAAGGCTGTGATCAGCTGCGGAATCACCAATCAGCGTGAAACCACCACGCTTTGGAAACGAAGCGATGGCAGCCCTTGCGGCCCCGCCCTGGTCTGGCAGGACGGCCGCACCGCCGATCTCTGTGAGCAATGGAAGGCAAGCGGCCTTGAAACGAGCTGGAGAGCCCGAACGGGCCTCATGCTCGACCCCTATTTCAGCGCGAGCAAAATCCGCTGGCTTCTCGACCATGAGCCCGCCGCAAGCAGTGCCGCGGCCCAAGGTGATCTCTGCTTTGGAACCGTGGAGAGCTGGCTTCTATGGCAACTCAGTGGCGGCACAATCCATGCCACCGACATGAGCAATGCCAGCCGCACCCTGCTCATGGATCTGGAACGGCGGCAATGGCTCGATGACGCCTGCGCTGAAATTGGCTTGCCCAAGCAGGCTCTCCCGGAACTCAGGCCATGCCGAGGAGATTTCGGGGTCATCCAAGCAGGATTGCCCTTTGCTGGCGTGCCGATTCAAGCCCTGCTTGGTGACCAGCAAGCAGCCACCCTGGGGCAACTCTGCCTGCTACCAGGGGAAGGCAAATGCACCTACGGCACGGGCGCTTTTCTTGTCGTAAACACGGGCACCACCATCCGACAGTCCGACGCCGGTCTGCTCAGCACCCTGGGCTGGACCGATGAGCACGGCACCCCCACCTATTGCTTAGAAGGAAGCCTGTTCAATGCGGGCACGGTGGTGCAATGGCTGCGCGACGGCCTCGGCATCATTCGCAGTGCCGAAGAGGTCAATCCCCTAGCGCAAGAAGTGGAGAACGCCGCCGGGGTCATGCTTGTTCCCGCCTTCACAGGATGGGGCACACCACACTGGGATCCCAGTGCCCGTGGTTTGTTGATAGGGCTCACCCGCGACACCCGGCGAGGTCATATCGCCCGAGCCGCCCTGGAAGGAATCGCCCTCTCCGTTGCCAGTCTTGTGGAATTGGCAGAGCAAGCCATGGACCAAAGCCTCGGGGAGCTGGCCGTTGATGGGGGAGCAGCTGCTTCCGATCCTCTCCTGCAAGCCCAAGCCGACAGCACCGGTTTGCGCGTGCGGCGCCCAAAGCATCTCGAAAGCACAGCGCGCGGTGTGGCCCTTCTGGCCGGCTTACAAGCCGGCGTGATTGCAGATCTCAAAGACTTGGTGGCAAATCGCACCCAAAACTCCAGCGTGTTTGAGCCCCAACAAACCCTGGAGCAGCGCCAACGCTGGCGCCAGCGTTGGAACGATGCTGTGACTAGGAGCCTGCACTGGAATGGCTGATCAACGTTTTGACCTCGTCGTCATCGGCGGCGGGGCCAGTGGATGCAGCGTGGCCTACGAAGCGGTCCGCCGCGGCCTGCGGGTTGCACTGCTCGAGGGCCATGACCTCGGTAGTGGCACCAGCTGCCGCAGCACCAAGCTCCTGCATGGAGGGGTTCGATATCTCGAACTTGCTTTCAAAACAGCCGACCTCGCCCAATTGCGCTTGGTTCGAGAAGCCTTGCTCGAGCGAGGCCACTGGCTGGACCAGGCCCCGTTTTTAGCGCGACGCCTTGAACTGGCCCTCCCCAGCGACTCCCTCTTCGGTCAGGCCTACTACCGCCTTGGCCTTGGCCTCTATGACGCCCTATCCGGTCGAGCAGGGATCGGCAGCAGTCGCTTGCTGTCTTCCACGCAACTCAAACAGGCCTTACCTCTGCTGCGTCCCGATGTTCAACGGGGGGTGGCCTACAGCGACGGGCAATTTGATGATGCTCGCCTGAATCTGCTGCTCGCTTTAACCGCTGAGCGGGCCGGTGCTGTTCTACGGACCCGCACCAAGGTTCGAGAACTAGAGCGCAACAGCCAAGGGCAGATCTGTGCTGCCATCAGCGAAAACCACAGAGGAGAGCAAGAGCGCTGGGAAGCCAGGGCGGTGGTGAATGCCACAGGCATCCATGCCGATGCCATCCGCCGGATGGCCGATCCCAACTGCTCCATGCGCATGCTCACCAGCAGGGGAGTGCATCTGGTCTTACGCGCTGACCTCTGTCCTGAGGGGCTTGGCTTGCTGTTGCCATCCACCGATGACGGACGCGTTTTGTTCATGTTGCCGTTCTTTGGACGCACCCTGGTCGGCACCACAGACACCCCCTGCCCGCAAGCCAACGCAGCCGCTCCATCCGCAGACGAGCAAAACTATTTGCTCGATTACGTGAAGCGCTGGTTCCCCGACCTCGGCGATCCCGTTGTGGGGAGCTGTTGGGCTGGCGGACGACCGCTGCTCAAGCCAGCCGGTGCTGACGTGAATAGCAGCAGGGTCGTGCGCGAGCACGAGGTTGAAACGCTGAACAGTGGCCTGATCAGCGTGATGGGGGGGAAATGGACCACCTGCAGACCCATGGCGCTCGACACCCTTAAGGCGGTGGAAGAGCAATTCGGGAGCCCCCTTCCCGACCCCTCTGCATTACCGCTGATCGGCGCAGATGAAGACCCCAAGCGCACTCCCTCTCTGCTGCAAGAGCAAGTCCGCGCCCTGGAACGCTTGCTACCAGAGACCCCTCTACGCGATCAACAACGGGCCCACCTGCAATCCAGTTTCGGATTGGAAGCGGCTGCACTCGTGGCCAGTTGGAGTGAAAGCGAGCGTCAGCCTTTGAGCGATGTCATCCCCGTATGCCGCGGTGAATTACGCCATGCCATCAGCGCCGAACACGCCTGCACGGCAACGGATGTCCTCGCCCGTCGCTGCCGCTTGGCCATGGTGGACCAGGACGAAGCCGAGCGGCTTCTCCCCCAGGTTCAAGCCCTTCTTGAAGAGGAGGGGATAGACGCCCCCAACACCCCACCGGAGCTGAACTTGTCCTGCTGATCAGCAAAGTCATCGCTGCTGTGGTCTGTTTCCTCCACCTCACCAATCAACCACCAGCTGAATCCATGCGCGGCGAGGTAGACAAACCAATCCGCATCCGCAGGGGGGAAATCGCACCCCCACAGCACCTCGCGGGTGCGTTCACCAGACCAACGGCTCAGGTCGAGGCGAAAGGATGCCCCAGCGGCTGAGAGATTGGCCGCCACCATCACCGTCATGGTGGCGTTCGTGCGGACATACACAATCACACCAGGATGGGCGCAATCCAACAGTTCAAAGTCGCCATTGCGCAAGGCGGGAAGCAGCTTGCGGCAGGTGAGCATGCGTCGATGCCAATTCAGAAGCGATCCAGGCAACTGCTTCTGAACTTCCACATTCACCACCCGATAGTCGTATCCGGGAGCCGTGATGGGTGGCAACACCAGCAGTGGATCTGGAGCCGTTGAAAATCCACCATTTCGTCCTGGAGTCCAAGCCATCGGAGTGCGATTCGGGTCGCGGTCGCGCA containing:
- a CDS encoding glycerol kinase GlpK, coding for MAMAAPPLLLALDQGTSSSRAALFDTDGRPIASASAPLDIHYPADGWVEQSPTAIWESQRLAMSRLEQAITPEQQKAVISCGITNQRETTTLWKRSDGSPCGPALVWQDGRTADLCEQWKASGLETSWRARTGLMLDPYFSASKIRWLLDHEPAASSAAAQGDLCFGTVESWLLWQLSGGTIHATDMSNASRTLLMDLERRQWLDDACAEIGLPKQALPELRPCRGDFGVIQAGLPFAGVPIQALLGDQQAATLGQLCLLPGEGKCTYGTGAFLVVNTGTTIRQSDAGLLSTLGWTDEHGTPTYCLEGSLFNAGTVVQWLRDGLGIIRSAEEVNPLAQEVENAAGVMLVPAFTGWGTPHWDPSARGLLIGLTRDTRRGHIARAALEGIALSVASLVELAEQAMDQSLGELAVDGGAAASDPLLQAQADSTGLRVRRPKHLESTARGVALLAGLQAGVIADLKDLVANRTQNSSVFEPQQTLEQRQRWRQRWNDAVTRSLHWNG
- a CDS encoding glycoside hydrolase family 13 protein: MGPEACKGMTETQCIGQFPAWVAKAVVYQVFPDRFRRSGRVEAQQGLSLQPWGTDPAEQGFQGGDLYGVIDALDHLQGLGVTCLYLTPIFSSAANHRYHAYDYFEVDPLLGGNEALDALIAAVHQRGMRLILDGVFNHCGRGFWAFHHLLENGDRSPYRDWFHVHQWPLRPYPRKGQACGYGCWWNDPALPKFNHDHPPVKEHLLAVGKHLLERGIDGWRLDVPDEVPAAFWVDFRRMVKAVNPEAWIVGEIWGDARPWLQGEHFDGVMNYRLGWSSLCWVAGSRLRRRYRNPMYPLRPLETEALLEIWSETQAWYAPEVNRCQLNLLDSHDVPRALHSLKGDVAALSLALLILMLQPGAPCLYYGTEVGLEGGAEPACREAMPWEEPWPHDLRKRIMALTKVRQQLEAVRERGLSWQAHARDGLIGRAPGVVVVVNRSRRKALRLDPHDVARDGWETDGAVIGRYQRAHHSLSPQSAVLFKVPG
- a CDS encoding glycerol-3-phosphate dehydrogenase/oxidase produces the protein MADQRFDLVVIGGGASGCSVAYEAVRRGLRVALLEGHDLGSGTSCRSTKLLHGGVRYLELAFKTADLAQLRLVREALLERGHWLDQAPFLARRLELALPSDSLFGQAYYRLGLGLYDALSGRAGIGSSRLLSSTQLKQALPLLRPDVQRGVAYSDGQFDDARLNLLLALTAERAGAVLRTRTKVRELERNSQGQICAAISENHRGEQERWEARAVVNATGIHADAIRRMADPNCSMRMLTSRGVHLVLRADLCPEGLGLLLPSTDDGRVLFMLPFFGRTLVGTTDTPCPQANAAAPSADEQNYLLDYVKRWFPDLGDPVVGSCWAGGRPLLKPAGADVNSSRVVREHEVETLNSGLISVMGGKWTTCRPMALDTLKAVEEQFGSPLPDPSALPLIGADEDPKRTPSLLQEQVRALERLLPETPLRDQQRAHLQSSFGLEAAALVASWSESERQPLSDVIPVCRGELRHAISAEHACTATDVLARRCRLAMVDQDEAERLLPQVQALLEEEGIDAPNTPPELNLSC